The nucleotide window CGCGTGGAACCGTCTGCGTCGAATGAATGGCGGAGAGAGGAGATTTGATGTCGTGCTCACCGGCCGTTCGCGCTCCTACAGAGGGGGCCACGTTCCGGCCGGCTCACCATCTCGCCGGCGTCCGCAGGCCTAACGCTCGTTATTCCTCGCGTCGCGGACCCCTCGTAGTCTCCCCACGCGGGGGAACTTTTCCCCCACGTCTCCCTCGGTTCAATTCCCTCCTTCACACTGAAGGTTCGTATCCGTCGCCATCAATCCGATAAGACGATAAAGAGGCGACGGCTCAACCGAAGGTTGGTTTGGCGGAGAGGGAGGGATTTGAACCCTCGGTAGAGGTTTTAGCCCCTACAGCGGTTTAGCAAACCGCCGCCTTCGGCCACTCGGCCACCTCTCCTCCGAGACTGCCGATTGTACGCGGGTTCCCGGTCTGGTCGAGATCGACTCAATGACACGGATTGCCGGCGAGCGAGGCGTGATCATACCTCAGGCGAGTGGGAGGTACAAGCGTCTTGGCCGGTTCGCTGTTCCGGCTCGTCTGTTGCGAAGAATTCCGTCACTCGCCGGCCTGTATTTGCCTCAATCAGGCGGCCGAGCCTCAGTACGTCATGCGACCCAGCGAGGACGCGGGCCCGGCGGGCCGGGATCCTCCCGCCGGCGAGGCTTGTCGGGCCACAGGAATGGCGGAAGCTGAACGGGAATGGACGTCGGATCCGAGTCGTTTGCGGCTGAGGGGAACCGCGTATCGCAGTTCGCTGCCGCCCGGCCGGAGCACGCCGCTGACGGCCAGCATCTGAAGGGCGATCCGCATCTGGCGGCGGCGGGCCAATCGCTGCTTGATCGATCGAACCGGAGTGAGGAACAGGCTCACGGTCATTCCTCCTGGGTGCGGGTGAAAGTCACATCCACAAGATACGTCCAAGATCTTCGTCGATGCCTCTCGGGCGATGGCATTGCGTGCAGCGGGCGAACAACTTTCCCGGCTGCGCGGGGAGATCGCTCCGGAGCACGAGTTGATAGGTGCGGCTTCCGCAACATGGACAGGCCTTGCCTCGCAGTTCCCGTCGTATCGCGCCGATCTTGCCCGGTTGTTTTTGCATGAGCATCCTCCCTGACATTGCCGATGGTGTCGTCACGGCGATGGAGAGATATTGCGGCAGCGCGGGACCGTTGAACATACCTTGGAGGTAGGTGAAGCAGGACTAAAGAAGGGATCGGCGTCCGACGGCTTGATGCAGAAAGAGCAAGGGAGCCATACGGGGCGAAGGCAGGTCCTTCAGGAGGGAGCAAAGACCTCTTGCTGCTTCAGGGTGGGCATACCGAAGCAGGCACCTTCGCCCTCTCCATTTAAGCAACCTGGATTGAGCGGCGGCAAGATAGTAAAAAACCTAGGCAACCTAGCCTTTGGACCCTGGATTCTCTCCGGACTCTCCAGCTAGTCGATGAGGACGGTGAAAAGGAAAGATGTCGGATCATCAATGAGATAGAGGCGAAGCGTCTCCCCCCGATGTTGCTATTCTTCTTGGGCCTCGCTATAAGAGGCCCAACGTTCACCGGGAGGAGCGACTATGAACGGAAACATCCTCATGCTGTGTTCCGTCGGATTGTTGGTATCGACCGGATGCGTCAGTTCGGGAACCCATGATCAGACACTGGCTGAGCTGGATCAAGCGCGCAAGGCTTCGGCAAAAACGACGGCCGACTTCGATGCTTTCAAGAAGGAATCCGACGCGAAGATCTCGGCGCTGGAGGCGGACAAGACGAAGCTATCGGACGAACTGCTTCACTCGCAAAGCGCTGGTTCTCAGCTCAAGCGAGATCTCGATCAAACGAAGGGCAGCCTGGATTCGACCCTGGCCAGCCGGAGCGAGCTTGAAAACGATGTCAGGAAGATCCGCGCAGAAACGACGGGGATGGAGCGGTTGAACGGGGAGCTGCGGAGGGAACGGGATCTGCTGCAGGGCAAGCTCAACGATCTGCAGCATGACCATGACGCGACCAAGCAGGATCTGGAGAACAAGCTGAAGGCCGAGCAGGAGACCGTTGCGTCGCTGCAACGCGACAAAGATATGCTGATCGCACGGGCCACGGGGGCCACCGATGAACTGGCCAAGGCCCAGAAACACATGGGAGAGTTGGAAGTGGACGCCGCGCGCGCCAAGGATCTGGACAAGCAGCTTGCCGATCTGCAGAAGCGCGCAGGCGATCTGGAAGGCCAGGCGAGCCGCGCCAAGGATCTGGATCAACAGCTTGCCGATCTGCAGAAGCGCGCAGGCGATCTGGAAGGCCAGGCGAGCCGTGTCAAGGATCTGGACAAGCAGCTCTCCGATCTGCAAAAGCACGCGGGCGATCTAGAAAGCCAGGCGAGCCGCGCGAAGGATCTGGATCAACAGCTTGCCGACCTGCAGAAGCGTGCAGGTGATTTGGAAGGTCAGGCCGGCCGAGCCAAGGATCTTGAACAACGGTTGTCCGAACGGGATATTGAGGTGGGGCGGCTGACGCAGGGCGGTGAAGCCTTGGCTGCGGAAAAGGATGCGCTGGCCGCGGAAAAGGCAAGACTCGAGAAGGAACGGGTCGCGAAGGAAGCAGAAATTCAGCGGCTGACGAAGACGCAGGAGGATTTGACCAAGTCCCTGCAGGCGCAAATCGACAGGGGCGACATCAAGATCAAACAAGTCCGCGACCGGTTGACCATCAACATGGTCGAAAAAGTGCTGTTCAATTCTGGTCAGGCGCAGGTGAAGCCAGAGGGATTGAAGGTGTTGAAGCAGGTGGCGGACGTGTTGAAGGACGTCCACGATAAGGAGATCAGGATTGAAGGCCATACGGACAACGTCCGGATCGGCGGAAAGCTCAAGGAGAAGTTCCCGACCAATTGGGAGCTGTCCACGGCTCGGGCGACCAACGTCGTCCGCTATTTCATCGAGCAGGGTGGGGTCGGCGCGGAAAACTTCGAGGCCGTCGGTTTTGCGGATACCAGGCCGGTGGCGGACAATGCCGCTGAGGAAGGGCGCACGGAAAACCGTCGGATCGAGATCGTGCTCTTCCCGAAAAACCTGAGCGCGATCGCCGGCGATATCAAACCCTAGTGTTGCGTCCCAGAAGTTCGCTCGTGGTGAGCCCTTCGACTGGCTCAGGACAGGCCTGTCGAACCATGACCCGAACTCCTTGAACGTGGGCGTCCTTCCACCGGCTCAGGGCGAACGGAGTATTAGCGGAACTTACGGGACACTTCACTGGCAGGCTGGTGAAAACATTTTGGGACACACGAAACCCAGACTTGCACAGGATCGAGAATGGAATTGGAACAGCCCGCAAGATGGAGGGGTGACGGAGCGGCCGAACGTGCCGGTCTTGAAAACCGGAGACCTCGCAAGGGGTCCGCGAGTTCAAATCTCGCCCCCTCCGCCAAATATTCCAGCTACGTGGGAGTTCTGAGTCGGAGTTCTTGGTAGTGGCTCAGTTGGCCATCAGAACCACTGAGGTGTGTCATTCCCGCGGAAGCGGAAATCCAGTCAAGGCCGTCTCATCAGTATGAAGTCTTGATCGAGGAGTGGATGCCAGCTGGAGCCTGCCCTCGACACCGATCGAGGGCGGGCATGACGCAAGAGGAAACTGACCCACTACGCCGCTTCTTCCCTGTGGCTCTTCTAACTGAGCCAATTTCTTACGCCCTTCAGTGAAATCCGCTTCACCCACGACAGTGTATCGCCGATAGGCGAATTCTGCCTTCTGCTGTCCTTCCTAAATCCCTGGCGAATTGTCGAAGAGACCTGATGTGAGGATCAGCTGGGAAGACGAGGATCGAACCTAAACGGAACGGCACTGGTCCAGGTTATCTGGGAAAAGTTGGGGTGAGAAGGATTGAGGAGATAATTCCACTCGTGGTCTATCACGACTGATGGAACCTTTAACACGGGGGATTTACCGTTGTGAGCCCACGTCGTGCCGCACTCCTGTAAGGTCACAGGGATCATTGTATCCTTCCAATTACCCGGCAAATCGGAAGGAAAGATCGTTTCTATCGCAAGGCCGTCTGGAATCGTTGCTTGCACGCTGATCAGCGAGTCAGGAAGCATGTCCGAGTCAACATGAACAAGGTATTCGAGGACCGCGAGCGAAAGTGTGCCGGAGGTATAGACGACTCGTGTTCCGGGTCTATTCCAACGTCCTCCATACCGTCTCGCTCCCTCTCCGTCTGGGGCAACATGCTTCTTGAGCGTGAGGCGCCAGACGACCACTTAACCTATGACACCGTGGTCGATACGTCCCAACATCGATTCAACGACTTGGGTGCCTGTGTCGGTATCAAGCAGATCTATTGGAGCAGCGGTGCGTTGTAAAAGGTGATTGGGTCTCGTGAGCCACGCTGAAGCCTTTTCGTCCGTGCCGAAAACCTGAGTGGCGTACGCCAGAATCCTGGCTACTCGTGACAAACGATCCGACTCTTGTGCGTTAAGGCGTTGCTCTTCCTTGCGCCGAGCCATCGTCCTAGCAGGGACGCTCAGGATCTTCATAATGACGTGTGTATCAAGATGATATTTTGCTTGAATCGCTTCGAGCGACTTATAGGGGAGTCCTCTGTGAATAATCGCACGAACCTCTTCCATCGAATGGACTTGACGCTTGAAAATCGTGGTTCCACCTAATGTTCTAAATAGTTCTTCTGCCTGCGTCATGACCCAATCCCTCTGTCAGCATATGGCGTGATTGTATTGCCATATGGCACTGCAGTCAAGGGCTCCTCATCTCTGACAACTTCGCTTTCAGTTGACAGATCCGGGACCTGCGCTACGCTCTGTCAGTATGTTCAGACTCGCGTCCAAAGGTACCGGGGTGAGGAATTGGCGACTATTGGGAAGCGGGGTGGTGTGCCCCCGTTGTGCGTCTCCTGCCTGCTATCGCTCCAGCCGTCAGCACTGGCGGGACTTCTTCCGCCGACTGTTCGGCCTGTTCCCGTGGCGCTGCAAGACCTGTAATCAGCGCTTTTATACCGACCACCGATCGCGAGAGGCCGACGAGGATCTGCCCGCTGCCTGAGCTCCTGCCGGATCATTCTTCACCAAGCAGTTTTCTCATCCAGCGCCGCCATGGTTCACAAGGATGCGGTGATGGTGTGAGAAAAAGCTAAGAGGTGATGCGTTCCAAGCCCCCCATATAGGGTCTCAAAACCGGAGGAATCAGCACCGAGCCGTCCGGCTGCTGGTACTGTTCCATGATGGCGACCACCGTACGGCCGACTGCGAGGCCCGAGCCGTTGAGCGTATGCACGAAGTCGGTTTTGGCGTCCTTCTTTCCGGCGGCGCTCTTGAACCGAATGCCCGCGCGCCTCGCCTGAAACCCTTCGAAGTTGCTGCAGGAGGAAATTTCTCGGAACTGATTCTGTGACGGGAGCCAGACTTCAAGGTCATAGGTCTTGGCGGAGGAGAATCCCATGTCACCGCTGCAGAGCAGCATCACGCGATAATGGAGTCCGAGCTGCTGCAGTACGGTTTCCGCGTGGCCGGTGAGCCGCTCCAACTCCGCAGCGGACTCCTGAGGCATCGTGAAGGCGACAAGCTCCACCTTGTTGAATTGATGCAGACGGATGAGGCCTTTCGTGTCTTTGCCGTACGACCCGGCCTCGCGCCGAAAACAGGGCGTGTAGGCCGTGTACCGGATCGGCAACAGCCCCTCGTTGAGCACTTCGTCCCGGTGCAGATTGGTGAGCGGCACCTCCGCCGTCGGAATCAGAAAATAGTCTTCTTCGGAAAGGCGGAACAGATCTTCTTCAAACTTGGGTAGTTGTCCGGTGCCGGTCATCGCCGACCGGTTGACCATGAAGGGAGGGAGTACCTCGCGATAGTCGTGTTGGGTCGTGTGCAAGTCGAGCATGAAGTTGATCAATGCCCGCTCCAGCCTGGCTCCCGCTCCCGTGAGGACGGCGAACCGTGCGCCGGCGATCTTGGCCGCGCGCTCGAAATCGAGTATGCCGAGCGCTTCGCCGAGTTCCCAGTGACTGTGCGGGCGAGCGGCGAATGAGGGAGGCGAGCCTATCCGGCGGACCTCGACGTTGTCCGCCGCGTCCTTGCCCGCCGGCACAGTGGAATGGGGAAGGTTGGGAATACGCAGGGCCAAGTCGCTCAATGCGTCCTCGACCTGTCGCAAATCCGTTTCGCCCCGGCTGATCCGTTCGCCGACGGCCTTCATGGACGCGATGGCTGCGTCTACCGGCTGCTTGGCTCGTTTGAGTTGCGCAACCTCGTCGGAGCCTTTCTTGAGCTCATGACGGAGCTGTTCCACGTCGATGGTGAGAGTCCGTCGCTCGTCGATGAGTTTTTTGAGGCTGTCCCATTGGACGTCGGCCCCTCGCGCGCCGAGCTGTACGCGGATATCGTCGAGTTGATCGCGAAGGAGACGTAGATCGTGCATGGAATGGAGGAGTCCCGCGGTCGAGAGGAATCTAGCATCGAGGTCGATGGGAGTCAATCAACGCATCCCCAACGTACCCGTGCAACGCGTCTGTTTGGTCGGTGCGTGCCATGTCCGTCGTGGTCCGCTCAGGTTGACAGCACATGCCGCGGAAGGCGACGATAGCGCATGCGCGCCATGTCCAATCCTCCCAATCCGTTCGAATCCCGGCATCGGGAATATCTCGAGCCCGCGCCTCCCAGCCGGCTTCAAATGTACGACGATGCCACCAGAGAGATTCTCAGCCGAAACGACAGCCCGGACCTGTCGTTTCGGTGGAGCCTCAATCCGTATCGGGGTTGTTTCCATGCCTGCGCCTACTGCTATGCGCGGCCGACTCACGAGTATTGGGGCTTCGGCGCCGGGACCGATTTCGAATCCAAGATCGTCATCAAACGGGATGCGCCGCGTCTGCTTCGACGGACGTTCGACAAACGATCCTGGAGCGGGGAGGTGATCGTCTTTTCCGGGAACACCGACTGCTATCAGCCGGCGGAAGCGTCGTTCGAACTGACCCGGGCCTGTCTGGAGGTCTGCGCGGAATATCGGAATCCCGTCGGCATCATTACGAAAGGCATTCTGGTGCTCCGCGATCTGGACGTGCTCGAACGGCTGCGGCGTGACGCTTGGGTGCGGGTCTATTTCAGCATCCCGTTCGCGGACGATGCTGTAGCCCGCCAGATGGAGCCGCACGCGCCGTCCAGCCGCAAGCGATTCGAGGCCATGGCTGCGCTGAGGGACGCCGGCATCTCCACGGGTATCTCGGTGTCTCCGATTATTCCGGGCCTGAACGACCAAGACATTCCGGAGTTGCTCGCGCGGGCCGGAGCGGCTGGGGCTACGGAGGCGATGTTGACGCTGCTGCGTTTGTCGGGGCCGGTCGAGGAGGTGTTCCTCCAAAGAATCGGCGAGGCTTTTCCGGATCGCAGGGCGAAGATCGTGCGCCGTATTCAGGAGGTTCGTGCGGGGGCGATGACCGACGGCGCATATTTCAGCCGTCACCGCGGCACGGGGACCTACTGGAGCATGGTGGAACAATTGTTCGCGGTGGCCAAGCGGAAGGCGGGATTCTCCTCGCTCGACCATGAGACCGTGCCGCAGACGTTTCGTCGCCCCGAGGGGGCGCAAGCTGTGTTATTTTAGTTCGTCGCGTTCATCAATAAGGAGCCGGTATGAAGCACAACGAATCCTTTCTGCGATTGGTGGAGAGCGCGCGCCGCCGGGTGAAAGAATGCACGGTGGCCGAGGCCAAGGGACGGCTGGACCGTGGTGAGGTGGCGCACTTCATCGACGTGCGGGAAGACAACGAATTTCGGCAGACGCATGCGAAAGGGGCCCGCCATCTCGGCAAAGGCATCATCGAGCGCGACATCGAATCGGTTGTGCCGGACAAGGGCGCCTCGATCATTCTCTATTGCGGCGGAGGGTTCCGCTCGATACTGGCCGCGGACGCCCTTGCGCAGATGGGCTATTCGAACGTGATCTCGATGGACGGCGGGATCAAGGCTTGGAAGGAAGCGGGCTATCCGATGGCGCCGTAACGGGACCTCCGAACCGGCGGTCCCGCCACGCGCCGCCGAGAATTACTTGGGGTTGACCCGGTCGAATTCCTTGATCACCTGCTCGGTGATGTCGATCGTGTCCTTGTTGTAGATCACGATCTTGACGGTTTGCTCGCTGCCCTTATCGACGATCAGGGAGAAGCCGCCCTTCTCCGCGACCGTTTGGGTCGCGGCGGCGATCTTCTTCATGTATTCTTCAACGAGCTGCTTCTGCTTGCCCTGCAGTTCCTGATTAAATTCCTGCGCGCGCTTCTGGTAATCCTGAATCTTGCTTCGGAACTGCGCTTCTTTTTCCTTCTTTTCCGCCTCGCTGAGCTTCGAGGCCGATTCCTTCAGCGTCTTTTCCGTGTTCCGCAATTCCTCTTCGTCGCGAGACAGCAATTTCTGGCGCGTCGACACGTATTCCTTGAGCCCATCCAGCGCGCGCCGGCCCGCCTTGGATTTCTCCAGCACGCTCTGGGGATCGATGACGCCCATCTTGAACGCTTCGGCCGCCTGCGCGGGTGGCGAGGCAAGACAGAGCAGAGCCGCGGCACAGAACGACAGCATCGACTGCCGCGCGAGAGTGGTCGGTCTATACATAGGGAGAACTCCTTGATGGTGAGAAGTCGGTGACGAATTCAACTGGCGAGAATAGCGGGGCCGCCGGACGCTGTCAAGGGAGCGACGGGCTAGACGAAATAGCGGCTGGTGTCGAATTTGTACTCGGTATTGTCGACCAGTCGCAGGATGCGGTTCGGGTAGGCGCCGGTGTTGTCCTGAAGGTTCAAATCCAGGTCCGGACCGTCCTCTTTGAGGTTGCCCTGGGCATCGGCGATGACTTTAACGAGCGGCCGCTCGGCGTTGGCCTTGTCCGCGGGCGGTTTCATGACCACGGCCAACTCGTCGGACTCCAGCATCACCAGACTGCCGATCGGGATGATGCCCACGCAGTTGACGAACAGTTTCAGCAGGACCGGATCGAACGATTGCCCGCTCTTGTTGAACATGAACTTCAAGACGTTCGCCGGCGACATCGGCTCTCGTCGATAAACCCGCGAGGACGTCATCGCGTCGTAACAGTCGGCGATCGTGACGATGCGGCTGGAGAGACTTTGCGTCCAGGGCACCGCCAGTTTCGGGTAACCGGAAAAATCGAAGTTCATGTGATGTTCGAACGACGTCGAAGCCATGCGGGCCGGGACGTTGCCTAGGCCTCGCAGCTGAATGAGCGTCAGCACGCCCTCCGTGGGGTGCGTCCGCATGATGTCCCACTCTTCCTTGGTGAATTCACCGGGTTTGTTCAGCACGTCGAGCGAGATCGCGCATTTGCCGACGTCGTGAAAGAGGGCGGCCATGCCGAGATCGGCCAGTTCGGCTTTCGGATACCCCGCACGGTTGCCCAGGGCCATGGAGAGCAGGGCCACGTTGACGGAGTGGTTGTGGGTATATTGGTCGTGGCAGCGAAGATTGGTGAGGCCGAGCAGGGTCGATTCGTCGTGCATCATGAGGTCGACGATGTTCTGGATCGCCCGCTTGGCTTGCTTGAAGTTGAGCGTTCCCCCGTCGCGCGCAGATTGCGACAGGTGTCCCAGCGCCCCCCCCGCTTTCCCGTATGCCGATTTGGCGTTGGCTTTGCGCTGCTCCTTCTGTTCAGCTTCCGAGGGGGCGGCCCCGGTCGTACCGGCATCTTCCTTGAGGACAAGCTCGCGAGGGTCCTCGATCTCGATGCTCGCGATGCCGAGCTGCTTGAGT belongs to Nitrospira sp. and includes:
- a CDS encoding PA0069 family radical SAM protein, which encodes MRAMSNPPNPFESRHREYLEPAPPSRLQMYDDATREILSRNDSPDLSFRWSLNPYRGCFHACAYCYARPTHEYWGFGAGTDFESKIVIKRDAPRLLRRTFDKRSWSGEVIVFSGNTDCYQPAEASFELTRACLEVCAEYRNPVGIITKGILVLRDLDVLERLRRDAWVRVYFSIPFADDAVARQMEPHAPSSRKRFEAMAALRDAGISTGISVSPIIPGLNDQDIPELLARAGAAGATEAMLTLLRLSGPVEEVFLQRIGEAFPDRRAKIVRRIQEVRAGAMTDGAYFSRHRGTGTYWSMVEQLFAVAKRKAGFSSLDHETVPQTFRRPEGAQAVLF
- a CDS encoding DUF2384 domain-containing protein, whose protein sequence is MTQAEELFRTLGGTTIFKRQVHSMEEVRAIIHRGLPYKSLEAIQAKYHLDTHVIMKILSVPARTMARRKEEQRLNAQESDRLSRVARILAYATQVFGTDEKASAWLTRPNHLLQRTAAPIDLLDTDTGTQVVESMLGRIDHGVIG
- the serS gene encoding serine--tRNA ligase produces the protein MTPIDLDARFLSTAGLLHSMHDLRLLRDQLDDIRVQLGARGADVQWDSLKKLIDERRTLTIDVEQLRHELKKGSDEVAQLKRAKQPVDAAIASMKAVGERISRGETDLRQVEDALSDLALRIPNLPHSTVPAGKDAADNVEVRRIGSPPSFAARPHSHWELGEALGILDFERAAKIAGARFAVLTGAGARLERALINFMLDLHTTQHDYREVLPPFMVNRSAMTGTGQLPKFEEDLFRLSEEDYFLIPTAEVPLTNLHRDEVLNEGLLPIRYTAYTPCFRREAGSYGKDTKGLIRLHQFNKVELVAFTMPQESAAELERLTGHAETVLQQLGLHYRVMLLCSGDMGFSSAKTYDLEVWLPSQNQFREISSCSNFEGFQARRAGIRFKSAAGKKDAKTDFVHTLNGSGLAVGRTVVAIMEQYQQPDGSVLIPPVLRPYMGGLERITS
- a CDS encoding OmpA family protein — encoded protein: MNGNILMLCSVGLLVSTGCVSSGTHDQTLAELDQARKASAKTTADFDAFKKESDAKISALEADKTKLSDELLHSQSAGSQLKRDLDQTKGSLDSTLASRSELENDVRKIRAETTGMERLNGELRRERDLLQGKLNDLQHDHDATKQDLENKLKAEQETVASLQRDKDMLIARATGATDELAKAQKHMGELEVDAARAKDLDKQLADLQKRAGDLEGQASRAKDLDQQLADLQKRAGDLEGQASRVKDLDKQLSDLQKHAGDLESQASRAKDLDQQLADLQKRAGDLEGQAGRAKDLEQRLSERDIEVGRLTQGGEALAAEKDALAAEKARLEKERVAKEAEIQRLTKTQEDLTKSLQAQIDRGDIKIKQVRDRLTINMVEKVLFNSGQAQVKPEGLKVLKQVADVLKDVHDKEIRIEGHTDNVRIGGKLKEKFPTNWELSTARATNVVRYFIEQGGVGAENFEAVGFADTRPVADNAAEEGRTENRRIEIVLFPKNLSAIAGDIKP
- a CDS encoding HD-GYP domain-containing protein; translated protein: MSDPRPADAQASNDQLQPFLTHEKSLSHKIAQGSEAGDILDQQMVMLGFQLITQLNTLIKTSRIHGRTNSALDKPVEAMLTIVHTLTHDQPVTLRLQNDFLFLGDSHLKVNAQQMTVVASVIDAMNKWRIGGFTFTASVTSKDLREFAHLFVTLDPAAKTVEDFRQELKQLGIASIEIEDPRELVLKEDAGTTGAAPSEAEQKEQRKANAKSAYGKAGGALGHLSQSARDGGTLNFKQAKRAIQNIVDLMMHDESTLLGLTNLRCHDQYTHNHSVNVALLSMALGNRAGYPKAELADLGMAALFHDVGKCAISLDVLNKPGEFTKEEWDIMRTHPTEGVLTLIQLRGLGNVPARMASTSFEHHMNFDFSGYPKLAVPWTQSLSSRIVTIADCYDAMTSSRVYRREPMSPANVLKFMFNKSGQSFDPVLLKLFVNCVGIIPIGSLVMLESDELAVVMKPPADKANAERPLVKVIADAQGNLKEDGPDLDLNLQDNTGAYPNRILRLVDNTEYKFDTSRYFV
- a CDS encoding OmpH family outer membrane protein, with protein sequence MYRPTTLARQSMLSFCAAALLCLASPPAQAAEAFKMGVIDPQSVLEKSKAGRRALDGLKEYVSTRQKLLSRDEEELRNTEKTLKESASKLSEAEKKEKEAQFRSKIQDYQKRAQEFNQELQGKQKQLVEEYMKKIAAATQTVAEKGGFSLIVDKGSEQTVKIVIYNKDTIDITEQVIKEFDRVNPK
- a CDS encoding rhodanese-like domain-containing protein, with protein sequence MKHNESFLRLVESARRRVKECTVAEAKGRLDRGEVAHFIDVREDNEFRQTHAKGARHLGKGIIERDIESVVPDKGASIILYCGGGFRSILAADALAQMGYSNVISMDGGIKAWKEAGYPMAP